The DNA segment CCTCCACGAGGCCATGCGGTATTCCATGTTCGCTGGCGGCAAGCGCTTGCGTCCGGCACTTGTACGTGCCGCGTTCGACCTGTTCGGGGGCAAGGGTGAGTCCGTTTGGTACGCCATGAGCGCCCTCGAGATGCTTCACACGTTCTCGCTGATTCACGACGACCTGCCCTGCATCGACAACGACGATTTCCGTCGCGGCAAGCCGACATCGCACAAGCAGTTCGGCGAGGCGACTGCCGTGATGGCGGGCGATGCCCTGTGCGTCCTTGCTTTTGAACTGATGGGCAAGACAGGCAATGCGAAGGCGATAGAGGTTCTTGCGCACCTGCTTGGCACTTTCGGTATGATTGGCGGTGAGATGATTGATATCGAGTGCGAGGGCAAGAAGGTGGACCTCGAAATCGTCGATTACATCCACTACCACAAGACGGCGGCCCTCATCGAAGCCTCGCTCGAGGTCGGTGCGCTTTTGGCGGGCGCCT comes from the uncultured Fibrobacter sp. genome and includes:
- a CDS encoding polyprenyl synthetase family protein, which gives rise to MQSLEKEAAVAVQYLSTISKEVEAKFEEFLPSEKERPCRLHEAMRYSMFAGGKRLRPALVRAAFDLFGGKGESVWYAMSALEMLHTFSLIHDDLPCIDNDDFRRGKPTSHKQFGEATAVMAGDALCVLAFELMGKTGNAKAIEVLAHLLGTFGMIGGEMIDIECEGKKVDLEIVDYIHYHKTAALIEASLEVGALLAGASDKDVETIRKYGRSIGLAFQIVDDILDIVSTTEELGKDAGSDVERGKATYPALLGLEKSRERARELYEESIAALDALDCDTSLFRAIAAFIITRVK